In Parus major isolate Abel chromosome 3, Parus_major1.1, whole genome shotgun sequence, the following are encoded in one genomic region:
- the POLR1C gene encoding DNA-directed RNA polymerases I and III subunit RPAC1, which yields MAARRSADEMRDRVVLGEFGVRNVHTTDFPGNYPGYEDAWDQRRFEEAFRVDVIREEGDTLEFDMVGIDAAIANAFRRILLAEVPTMAVEKVFVYNNTSIVQDEILAHRLGLIPIRADPRLFEYRNQGDQEGTEIDTLQFQLKIKCKRNPQAAKESSDPDELYFNHKVYSKHMTWVPLGNQTDLFPDADFRPVHDDILIALLRPGQEIDVLMHCVKGIGKDHAKFSPVATASYRLLPDITLLQPTEDEAAETLQKCFSPGVIEIQNINGKRVARVANARLDTFSREVFRHEGLKNLVRLARVRNHYIFSVESTGILPPDVLVSEAIKILMGKCQRFLNELDSVPME from the exons ATGGCGGCGCGGCGGAGCGCGGACGAGATGCGGGACCGCGTGGTGCTGGGCGAGTTCGGCGTCCGCAAC GTCCACACCACCGACTTCCCCGGGAACTACCCCGGCTACGAGGACGCCTGGGACCAGCGGCGCTTCGAGGAG GCGTTCCGCGTGGACGTGATCCGTGAGGAAGGGGACACCCTGGAGTTCGACATGGTGGGCATCGACGCCGCCATCGCCAACGCCTTCCGCCGCATCCTGCTCGCCGAG GTGCCAACGATGGCTGTAGAGAAGGTCTTTGTGTACAACAACACATCCATTGTGCAGGATGAAATTCTGGCTCATCGGTTGGGCCTCATCCCTATCCGAGCTGACCCTCGGCTCTTTGAGTACAGAAACCAAG GAGATCAGGAAGGCACTGAAATTGATACTCTGCAGTTTCAGCTGAAAATCAAATGCAAACGAAACCCTCAGGCTGCCAAGGAATCATCTGATCCTGATGAACTATATTTCAATCATAAAG TGTACAGTAAACACATGACGTGGGTGCCCTTGGGGAATCAGACGGACCTTTTTCCAGATGCTGACTTCCGACCTGTTCACGATGACATCCTCATTGCACTGTTGCGACCCGGACAGGAAATAGATGTGCTTATGCACTGTGTCAAGGGTATAG GTAAGGATCATGCCAAGTTTTCTCCTGTGGCCACAGCCAGTTATCGACTGCTTCCTGACATTACTCTCCTGCAGCCTACTGAGGATGAGGCAGCTGAGACATTACAGAAGTGCTTTTCCCCTGGGGTCATTGAGATCCAGAATATCAATg GAAAAAGGGTGGCAAGAGTAGCCAATGCACGGCTGGACACATTCAGCAGAGAAGTTTTCCGACATGAGGGTCTGAAAAACCTCGTGCGCCTGGCAAGAGTACGGAACCATTACATCT TTTCAGTGGAGTCGACAGGTATCTTACCTCCAGATGTGCTGGTGAGTGAAGCCATCAAGATCCTGATGGGAAAGTGTCAGCGCTTCCTCAATGAGCTGGACTCTGTGCCTATGGAGTGA